A DNA window from Providencia huaxiensis contains the following coding sequences:
- the nudF gene encoding ADP-ribose diphosphatase, protein MTKQIEQPIKYGKNDVEIISKRKLFNGFFQMVEYQFRHRLFAGGWSKEIRREVFERGHAGVVLPYDPKADSVVLIEQIRLPAIETSETPWLLEAVAGMIEQNESLEEVIRREAVEEAGLIIGRTEKALSYLSSPGGTTERMHVFIGEADSSQAKGVHGLASENEDIRVHVVSREQAYQWVEDGTIDNAATVIAIQWLQLHYQKLHEKWMKSF, encoded by the coding sequence ATGACAAAACAAATAGAGCAGCCAATTAAATACGGCAAAAATGATGTTGAAATTATATCCAAGCGTAAATTATTTAATGGTTTTTTTCAAATGGTTGAATATCAATTTCGTCATCGCCTCTTCGCGGGCGGATGGAGTAAAGAAATTCGCCGTGAAGTTTTTGAGCGGGGCCATGCAGGCGTGGTTTTACCCTATGATCCGAAAGCTGATAGTGTTGTTTTGATTGAACAAATTAGGTTACCTGCAATCGAAACGAGTGAAACACCTTGGTTGCTCGAAGCCGTTGCGGGAATGATAGAGCAGAACGAATCACTCGAAGAAGTTATTCGCCGTGAAGCCGTTGAGGAAGCAGGGCTGATTATTGGCCGCACTGAAAAAGCGCTAAGTTATCTTTCTAGCCCTGGCGGGACAACTGAGCGCATGCATGTATTTATCGGTGAAGCCGATAGCAGCCAAGCGAAAGGTGTGCATGGTCTCGCGTCAGAAAATGAAGATATTCGTGTACATGTGGTTAGCCGAGAACAAGCTTATCAATGGGTTGAAGATGGCACAATTGATAATGCGGCAACCGTGATAGCGATTCAATGGTTACAACTTCACTATCAAAAACTACATGAAAAGTGGATGAAATCGTTTTAA
- a CDS encoding 1-acylglycerol-3-phosphate O-acyltransferase: MLALIRAIIVIIYTIAVCVGGGIYCLFSPRNPKHVMTFGHMFGRLSVVFGINVINRVPEKAKSYGPSIYIGNHQNNYDMVTMSNGVLPRTVTVGKKSLVYIPFFGFLYWITGNILIDRANRSKAHNTITQVADQIKKRKISVWMFPEGTRSRGRGLLPFKTGAFHAAIAAGVPIVPVCVSSTQGKIKLNRWNNGTVIIEMLDPIDTSLYSREQVRELSEHCHALMEAKIKALDLEVEEMAKQGK; this comes from the coding sequence ATGTTAGCGCTTATTAGAGCGATCATTGTTATTATTTATACGATTGCGGTGTGTGTAGGGGGCGGGATTTACTGCCTATTTAGCCCACGCAACCCAAAACACGTAATGACATTTGGTCACATGTTCGGGCGGTTATCAGTCGTTTTTGGGATTAACGTCATAAATCGCGTACCTGAGAAAGCGAAGAGCTATGGCCCGAGTATTTATATTGGTAATCACCAAAACAATTACGACATGGTGACCATGTCAAATGGGGTGTTACCAAGAACGGTGACTGTGGGTAAAAAAAGCTTGGTTTATATACCTTTTTTTGGCTTTTTGTATTGGATCACGGGTAATATTTTAATCGACCGCGCTAATCGCTCTAAAGCCCATAACACAATTACGCAAGTTGCTGACCAGATTAAAAAACGTAAAATTTCGGTATGGATGTTCCCTGAAGGGACTCGCAGTCGTGGCCGTGGTTTGCTGCCATTTAAAACGGGTGCGTTTCATGCCGCGATCGCCGCAGGGGTACCGATTGTGCCTGTTTGCGTTTCGAGCACACAAGGTAAAATTAAGCTAAACCGTTGGAATAATGGTACCGTTATTATTGAAATGCTAGACCCTATCGATACATCGCTCTATAGCCGTGAGCAAGTTAGGGAATTATCTGAGCATTGCCATGCTTTAATGGAAGCAAAAATTAAAGCGCTCGATCTTGAGGTTGAAGAGATGGCAAAACAAGGTAAATAG
- the ftsP gene encoding cell division protein FtsP, whose translation MSFNRCQTLIAAGMALCMSYAPIYASAEGATALPVPPLLESRSGQPLFLTLQKIHWSFDGKYSADIWGVNGSSPGPTVKVKNGDDIKLIYSNRLPEAVSMTISGLQIPGTQIGGAARLISPNADWSPVIPIRQNAATLWYHANTQGKMGEQVYNGLLGMWIIEDDVTKNLRLPKHYGVDDFPIIIQDKRLDNFGVPEYKADENGFLGDTLLVNGVQDPYVEVSRGWVRLRLLNASNSRHYVMKISDGRPFSLIASDQGLLTVPVSVQELPLAPGERREVLIDMAKTQELTITAGESATFMDRLKGLFEPSNNLISTNVLTIKATGLMSLVTDGLPTQLVEDKTQVTSSITQRNIHLNDGFGINNATIDTNRVDFSSRQGNWERWAVTTNEPQAFHIEGVRFKVLNRNGKPTPAEDYGWKDTVWVDSRVELLVQMMQPSYNHFPFLFYSHNLEKADLGSAGQMVVAPQDTMQ comes from the coding sequence ATGTCATTCAATCGATGCCAAACCCTGATAGCGGCAGGGATGGCTCTATGTATGTCCTATGCGCCTATTTATGCAAGTGCAGAAGGGGCGACAGCTTTACCTGTGCCACCGTTATTAGAATCACGGTCGGGACAGCCATTATTTTTAACTTTACAAAAAATTCATTGGTCTTTTGATGGAAAATATTCAGCCGATATTTGGGGGGTTAATGGTTCTTCTCCTGGGCCGACTGTCAAAGTAAAAAATGGCGATGATATTAAGCTTATCTATAGTAATCGCTTACCTGAAGCGGTTTCAATGACAATCAGTGGGTTGCAAATACCCGGTACACAAATTGGCGGCGCTGCAAGGTTAATCTCACCTAATGCAGATTGGTCTCCGGTGATCCCAATTCGCCAAAATGCGGCAACGCTTTGGTATCATGCCAATACCCAAGGAAAAATGGGTGAACAAGTCTACAATGGTTTATTGGGTATGTGGATCATTGAAGATGACGTGACGAAAAATTTGCGCTTACCGAAACACTATGGTGTTGATGATTTTCCTATCATTATTCAAGATAAGCGTTTAGATAATTTTGGTGTTCCAGAATATAAAGCAGATGAAAATGGCTTTTTAGGCGATACATTACTGGTTAACGGCGTGCAAGATCCTTATGTTGAGGTTTCTCGAGGGTGGGTTCGTTTACGGTTATTAAATGCGTCGAACTCCCGTCATTATGTGATGAAAATCAGTGATGGTCGCCCATTCTCGTTAATTGCATCTGACCAAGGTTTGCTAACCGTCCCTGTGAGTGTTCAAGAACTACCATTAGCGCCCGGTGAACGGCGAGAAGTCTTGATTGATATGGCGAAAACGCAGGAATTAACGATTACTGCGGGTGAGTCAGCTACCTTTATGGACCGTTTAAAAGGGTTGTTCGAGCCATCGAATAATTTAATTTCAACTAATGTACTAACTATCAAAGCGACAGGTTTGATGTCATTAGTAACAGATGGCTTACCAACGCAGTTAGTTGAAGATAAAACACAGGTCACATCCAGTATTACACAACGCAATATTCACCTTAATGATGGTTTTGGTATTAATAATGCGACCATTGATACAAACAGGGTTGATTTTTCAAGTCGCCAAGGTAATTGGGAGCGTTGGGCTGTGACGACAAATGAACCACAAGCGTTTCATATTGAAGGTGTGCGCTTTAAGGTACTAAATCGCAATGGCAAGCCAACACCAGCAGAAGATTATGGTTGGAAAGATACGGTATGGGTTGATAGTAGAGTTGAATTATTAGTACAAATGATGCAACCGTCCTATAACCATTTCCCATTCTTATTCTATAGCCATAATTTAGAGAAGGCGGATTTAGGCTCGGCAGGGCAAATGGTGGTTGCACCGCAAGACACCATGCAATAA
- the parC gene encoding DNA topoisomerase IV subunit A, protein MSEITHDGVERLPLHAFTENAYLNYSMYVIMDRALPFIGDGLKPVQRRIVYAMSELGLSNTAKYKKSARTVGDVLGKYHPHGDIACYEAMVLMAQPFSYRYPLVDGQGNWGAPDDPKSFAAMRYTESRLSKYAEVLLSELGHGTVDWVPNFDGTLNEPKMLPARLPNILLNGTTGIAVGMATDIPPHNAREVAQALVALLDKPTLNLDDIMAFVPGPDFPTEAEIISSRDDIRKIYQNGRGSVRMRAVWEKEDGNAVITALPHQVSGAKVLEQIASQMRAKKLPMVEDLRDESNHENPTRLVIVPRSNRVDLEQVMTHLFATTDLERSYRVNLNMIGLDNRPAVKGLVEILNEWIAYRRQTVRNRLNHRLEKVLRRLHILDGLLIAYLNIDEVIEIIRTEDEPKAVLMSRFSISDTQAEAILELKLRHLAKLEEMKIRGEQDELAKERDELQAILGSERRLNTLIKKEIQADAKDYGDDRRSPLHEREEAKAMSEHEILPSEPITVVLSDMGWVRSAKGHDIEPTNLNYKAGDGFKGAARGKSNQAAVFLDTTGRSYSVDPLELPSARSQGEPLTGKLTLPPGATIEHVLMAPDEQKYLMASDAGYGFICTFNDLVTKNKTGKALISLPENAKVLAPIELHNEQEDLLLAITKAGRMLIFPVADLPQLSKGKGNKIINIAGAQAATGDDLLTWLMILPVGASMTLHFGKRKLKFKAEDLQKYRSERGRKGTSLPRGMHNIERIDIEPVESK, encoded by the coding sequence ATGAGTGAAATTACTCATGATGGTGTAGAGCGTTTACCGCTACACGCCTTCACTGAAAATGCCTATCTGAACTATTCGATGTACGTCATCATGGATAGGGCATTACCATTTATTGGCGATGGGCTTAAACCTGTTCAGCGCCGTATTGTGTATGCAATGTCAGAACTTGGCTTAAGCAACACTGCGAAATATAAAAAATCAGCCAGAACTGTGGGTGATGTGTTAGGTAAATACCATCCACACGGTGATATCGCTTGTTATGAAGCGATGGTATTGATGGCACAGCCATTTTCTTACCGCTATCCGCTGGTGGATGGGCAGGGAAACTGGGGGGCACCCGATGACCCTAAATCATTCGCAGCAATGCGTTATACCGAATCACGACTATCCAAATACGCTGAAGTTTTACTCAGCGAACTTGGTCATGGCACCGTCGATTGGGTACCAAACTTTGATGGTACGCTAAACGAGCCAAAAATGTTGCCTGCGCGTTTGCCGAATATTCTGTTAAACGGTACAACAGGTATTGCCGTTGGGATGGCGACAGATATTCCACCACATAACGCCCGAGAAGTGGCTCAAGCGTTGGTTGCCTTGTTGGATAAACCTACGCTAAATCTTGATGACATCATGGCATTTGTGCCGGGACCTGATTTCCCAACAGAAGCAGAAATTATTTCTTCCCGTGATGATATCCGTAAGATTTATCAAAATGGACGCGGTTCTGTACGAATGCGTGCGGTGTGGGAAAAAGAAGATGGTAATGCGGTGATCACGGCATTACCTCATCAAGTTTCAGGTGCAAAAGTACTGGAACAAATTGCCAGCCAAATGCGTGCAAAAAAATTGCCGATGGTTGAAGATTTACGTGATGAATCAAACCACGAAAACCCAACTCGTTTAGTGATTGTTCCGCGCAGTAATCGTGTTGATCTTGAACAGGTCATGACACACTTATTTGCGACAACGGATTTAGAGCGTAGTTACCGCGTTAATCTTAATATGATTGGTTTAGATAACCGACCTGCGGTGAAAGGGCTTGTTGAGATCTTAAATGAGTGGATTGCTTACCGTCGCCAAACTGTGCGTAACCGCTTAAATCATCGGTTAGAAAAAGTATTAAGACGCTTACATATTTTAGATGGTTTATTAATCGCCTACCTGAATATTGATGAAGTCATTGAAATTATTCGTACAGAAGATGAACCGAAAGCGGTTTTAATGTCACGTTTTAGTATCAGTGATACCCAAGCTGAAGCTATTTTAGAGCTAAAATTACGCCATTTAGCCAAGCTTGAAGAAATGAAAATTCGTGGCGAGCAAGATGAATTAGCCAAAGAGCGTGATGAATTACAAGCGATCCTTGGGTCTGAAAGACGTTTAAATACGTTGATTAAAAAAGAGATTCAAGCCGACGCCAAAGATTACGGTGATGACCGTCGCTCCCCATTGCATGAACGCGAAGAAGCGAAAGCCATGAGCGAACATGAGATTTTACCATCAGAACCGATTACCGTTGTGCTTTCTGATATGGGGTGGGTGCGTAGTGCTAAAGGGCATGATATCGAGCCGACTAACCTGAACTATAAAGCGGGAGATGGCTTTAAAGGGGCAGCGCGAGGCAAGTCAAATCAAGCAGCCGTGTTCCTTGATACCACAGGGCGCAGTTATTCTGTTGACCCGCTGGAGTTGCCATCTGCACGCAGTCAGGGTGAGCCTTTAACCGGTAAGTTAACCTTGCCACCTGGCGCAACCATTGAACATGTGTTAATGGCGCCTGACGAACAAAAATATTTAATGGCTTCGGATGCAGGTTACGGTTTTATTTGTACCTTCAATGATTTAGTCACTAAAAATAAAACAGGTAAAGCCTTAATTTCTTTACCTGAAAATGCAAAAGTATTGGCGCCAATTGAGTTGCATAATGAGCAAGAAGATTTGCTGTTGGCAATTACCAAAGCAGGGCGTATGTTAATATTCCCTGTGGCAGATCTACCTCAGCTTTCGAAAGGTAAAGGGAATAAAATTATCAATATTGCCGGTGCGCAAGCGGCAACTGGCGATGATTTATTGACTTGGTTGATGATTTTGCCTGTGGGGGCATCAATGACCTTGCATTTTGGTAAGCGGAAGCTGAAGTTTAAAGCAGAAGACTTGCAAAAATACCGCTCAGAACGAGGTCGTAAAGGGACGTCGTTACCGCGCGGAATGCACAATATTGAGCGTATTGATATTGAGCCAGTAGAGTCTAAATAA
- a CDS encoding LysE family transporter produces the protein MYETSIMVATIAALGMLSPGPDFFLIVKNAARYQRSAALMSACGVIVAIALHMSYCVAGLAVLITTTPWLFNILKYAGAAYLVWIGIKSLLPQSSHLVDLATGKHEVVSFKKAFMQGFLCNVLNPKATLFFLAVFTQVLDINSTVGEKLWFAFIIWGLAVIYWPILVFLIQSAPVRKGLAKVQKYVDKVLGVVLIAFGIRVALS, from the coding sequence ATGTACGAAACGAGTATTATGGTTGCTACCATCGCTGCACTCGGTATGCTCTCTCCAGGGCCTGATTTCTTTTTGATTGTCAAAAATGCTGCGCGCTATCAACGCTCTGCTGCATTGATGAGCGCGTGTGGTGTGATAGTTGCTATTGCACTGCATATGTCCTACTGCGTTGCAGGCCTAGCCGTTTTGATTACCACCACGCCTTGGCTATTTAATATTTTAAAATATGCAGGTGCGGCCTATTTGGTTTGGATCGGTATTAAAAGTTTACTCCCACAATCAAGCCATTTAGTTGACTTAGCAACGGGTAAACATGAAGTAGTTTCGTTTAAAAAAGCCTTTATGCAAGGTTTTCTCTGTAATGTATTAAATCCCAAAGCCACTCTGTTCTTTTTAGCGGTCTTTACCCAAGTGCTAGACATTAATTCTACTGTTGGTGAGAAGCTGTGGTTTGCCTTTATTATTTGGGGTTTAGCCGTTATCTATTGGCCTATTTTAGTTTTCTTAATCCAAAGCGCTCCTGTAAGAAAAGGCCTAGCAAAAGTGCAAAAATATGTTGATAAGGTTCTCGGGGTGGTATTAATCGCTTTCGGTATTCGAGTCGCGCTGAGCTAA
- the yqiA gene encoding esterase YqiA — protein MSTLLYIHGFNSSPQSAKANNLKQWIDANYPHINMLVPQLPNYPQQAQAMLDDIIQQHQHEKMGLVGSSLGGYFSLWFSERYQLPAVIVNPAVRPFDLLQDYLGDNTNPYTHAQYVLEEKHIHELKSLYIERLTSPHLIWLLQQMGDEVLDYREAVAYLSKCKQTVEPDGNHAFIGFESYFSQIVDFLQLAEK, from the coding sequence ATGTCTACTTTACTTTATATTCATGGTTTTAATAGTTCACCTCAATCCGCTAAAGCTAATAATTTAAAGCAATGGATTGATGCGAATTATCCGCATATTAATATGCTTGTACCGCAATTGCCAAATTACCCTCAGCAAGCTCAAGCCATGTTGGATGATATTATCCAACAGCATCAGCATGAAAAAATGGGGCTAGTCGGCTCTTCACTCGGTGGTTATTTTTCGCTTTGGTTTTCAGAACGTTATCAGCTTCCTGCTGTCATCGTAAACCCCGCAGTGCGTCCTTTTGATTTACTACAAGATTACTTAGGCGACAATACAAACCCATATACTCATGCACAATATGTGTTGGAAGAAAAGCATATCCATGAGCTAAAATCTTTATACATTGAAAGATTAACTTCCCCTCATCTTATTTGGTTGTTACAACAAATGGGCGATGAAGTACTTGATTATCGAGAGGCTGTTGCCTATCTTTCAAAGTGCAAACAAACTGTGGAACCTGACGGTAATCATGCCTTTATTGGTTTTGAATCTTACTTTTCTCAAATTGTTGATTTCCTACAATTGGCAGAGAAATAG
- the tolC gene encoding outer membrane channel protein TolC translates to MKKLLPLLISMSFVGLSTNSFAEDLLQVYQKSKESNPELRKSLAERNQAFEKINESRSPLLPQLGLGAGASYGSGYRDARNTESTGLNASLKLTQVVFDMSKWRQLTIQEKTAGISDVTYQTSQQQLILNTATAYFNVLKAIDALSYIEANKEAVYRQLDQVTQRFNVGLVAITDVQNARANYDSVIAQEVAGRNELENAIEKLRQVSGVYYSQLASLNIDRFKTNELGDINAILKEAEERNLSLLSARLAQDVSRENIRLAETGHMPTVNLDASTTVTNSYQHGSGYNTPYGGSASNSYNGQNSIGLNLSIPLYTGGAVSSQVEQAQYGFQGASEQLESVYRNVIQLVRSSFNNVSSSISSINAYKQVVVSAQSSLDAMEAGYQVGTRTIVDVLTATTALYQAKQNLSNARYDYMINQLNIEFARGTLNEDDIARLNANLGKEISTSASSIIRSTNAPKMN, encoded by the coding sequence ATGAAGAAACTGCTTCCCCTTTTAATTTCGATGAGTTTTGTGGGTCTCAGTACCAATAGCTTTGCAGAAGATTTACTACAGGTTTACCAAAAATCCAAAGAAAGTAACCCTGAATTAAGAAAATCATTAGCTGAACGTAATCAAGCTTTTGAAAAAATTAATGAATCTCGCAGCCCATTGTTGCCACAATTAGGTTTAGGTGCAGGCGCTAGCTACGGCAGTGGTTACCGTGACGCAAGAAACACTGAAAGCACAGGTTTAAATGCTTCATTGAAACTGACCCAAGTTGTGTTTGATATGTCGAAATGGCGTCAATTAACTATCCAAGAAAAAACTGCGGGTATTTCTGATGTCACGTATCAAACAAGTCAACAGCAATTAATTTTAAATACTGCAACTGCGTATTTTAACGTCTTAAAAGCGATTGACGCGCTATCTTATATTGAAGCAAATAAAGAAGCGGTTTATCGCCAATTAGACCAAGTTACACAACGTTTTAACGTGGGTCTTGTTGCCATTACCGACGTGCAAAACGCCCGTGCAAACTATGATAGCGTTATTGCACAAGAAGTTGCAGGCCGTAACGAGTTAGAAAATGCGATTGAAAAACTGCGTCAAGTCAGTGGCGTGTACTACAGCCAACTCGCCTCTTTAAATATCGACCGCTTTAAAACTAATGAGCTGGGCGATATCAACGCTATCCTAAAAGAAGCCGAAGAGCGTAACCTCAGCCTGTTAAGCGCACGTTTAGCGCAAGATGTTTCTCGTGAAAACATCCGTTTAGCAGAAACAGGCCACATGCCAACAGTTAACTTAGATGCATCAACAACAGTCACAAATAGTTACCAACACGGCAGCGGTTATAACACGCCATATGGCGGTAGTGCGAGCAACAGCTATAACGGCCAAAATAGCATTGGCTTAAATTTAAGCATTCCACTGTATACTGGTGGCGCAGTCAGTTCTCAGGTTGAACAAGCACAATATGGTTTCCAAGGTGCTAGTGAACAACTTGAAAGCGTTTACCGCAATGTGATTCAGTTAGTTCGCTCATCATTTAATAACGTATCATCGTCAATCAGTAGTATTAATGCTTACAAACAAGTCGTTGTTTCCGCACAAAGCTCATTAGATGCGATGGAAGCCGGCTATCAAGTAGGGACACGTACCATTGTTGACGTATTGACAGCAACAACAGCGCTATACCAAGCGAAACAAAATCTGTCTAATGCGCGTTACGACTACATGATTAACCAACTGAATATTGAATTTGCTCGTGGTACATTAAACGAAGACGATATTGCACGCCTAAATGCGAATTTAGGTAAAGAGATTTCAACCTCTGCAAGTAGTATTATTCGTAGTACCAATGCACCAAAAATGAACTAA
- the parE gene encoding DNA topoisomerase IV subunit B: MTQSSYNAEAIEVLSGLEPVRRRPGMYTDTSRPNHLAQEVIDNSVDEALAGHASHIEVILHDDQSLEVIDDGRGMPVDIHPEMKVSAVELILGQLHAGGKFSNKNYQFSGGLHGVGISVVNALSKRIEVTVRRDSQVYQIAFENGDKVEDLHVIGTCGKRNTGTSVHFWPDGSYFDSPRFSVTRLTHNLKAKAVLCPGVKITFKDKLNNTEQSWCYSDGLTDYLMESIDGLEALPPKPFTGEFSGETEAAQWALLWLPEGGELLTESYVNLIPTAQGGTHVNGLRQGLLDAMREFCEFRNILPRGVKLSADDIWERCTYVLSVKMQDPQFAGQTKERLSSRQCAAFVSGVVKDAFSLWLNQNVQVAEQLAEMAISSAQRRMRAAKKVVRKKLTSGPALPGKLADCSSQDLSMTELFLVEGDSAGGSAKQARDREYQAIMPLRGKILNTWEVSSDEVLASQEVHDISVAIGIDPDSEDLSQLRYGKICILADADSDGLHIATLLCALFVRHFPTLVKAGHVYMAMPPLYRIDLGKETFYALDESEKNAVLDRLSRKRGKPNVQRFKGLGEMNPLQLRETTLDPNTRRLVQLIIDDENYQQTLAVMDMLLAKKRSEDRRNWLQEKGDMAEIDV, encoded by the coding sequence ATGACTCAATCTAGTTATAACGCAGAGGCCATTGAAGTCCTCAGTGGTTTAGAGCCTGTTCGCCGTCGTCCGGGGATGTATACCGACACCAGTCGACCGAACCATTTGGCTCAAGAAGTAATTGATAATAGCGTCGATGAAGCGCTTGCGGGGCACGCGAGCCACATCGAGGTTATTTTACATGACGATCAATCCCTTGAAGTCATCGATGATGGGCGCGGTATGCCTGTCGATATCCACCCTGAAATGAAAGTGTCAGCGGTTGAACTGATTTTGGGGCAACTACATGCAGGGGGAAAATTCTCCAATAAAAACTACCAATTCTCAGGTGGTTTGCATGGTGTCGGGATTTCTGTCGTCAATGCGTTATCAAAACGTATTGAAGTTACTGTTCGTCGTGATAGCCAAGTGTATCAAATTGCCTTTGAGAACGGCGATAAGGTGGAAGATTTACATGTCATAGGGACTTGTGGCAAACGTAACACAGGGACTAGCGTGCATTTTTGGCCGGATGGCAGCTATTTTGATAGCCCAAGATTTTCAGTAACACGTTTAACTCATAACTTAAAAGCCAAAGCTGTTTTATGCCCTGGCGTGAAAATCACGTTTAAGGATAAGCTCAACAATACAGAACAAAGTTGGTGTTACAGTGATGGGTTGACCGATTACCTCATGGAGTCAATTGACGGCCTTGAGGCATTGCCACCAAAACCGTTTACAGGTGAATTTTCTGGGGAAACGGAAGCCGCTCAATGGGCACTGCTTTGGTTGCCTGAAGGTGGTGAATTACTCACGGAAAGCTACGTTAACCTTATCCCTACAGCACAAGGTGGAACCCATGTTAATGGGCTTCGCCAAGGGTTGCTTGATGCTATGCGTGAGTTTTGTGAGTTCCGCAATATATTGCCTCGCGGTGTTAAGCTCTCAGCGGATGATATTTGGGAGCGCTGTACCTATGTGCTTTCTGTTAAAATGCAAGATCCACAATTTGCCGGGCAAACCAAAGAGCGCCTATCTTCTCGTCAATGTGCCGCATTTGTTTCGGGCGTGGTAAAAGATGCCTTCAGTTTATGGCTTAATCAAAACGTGCAAGTGGCTGAACAGCTTGCAGAAATGGCCATTTCTAGCGCACAACGTCGAATGCGTGCAGCGAAAAAAGTGGTGCGTAAAAAACTCACCAGTGGACCTGCATTGCCGGGTAAATTGGCCGATTGTAGCTCGCAAGATCTAAGTATGACGGAGCTGTTTCTTGTTGAAGGGGACTCCGCTGGCGGGTCTGCAAAACAAGCGCGTGACCGTGAATATCAAGCTATCATGCCGTTGCGCGGTAAAATCCTCAATACATGGGAAGTGTCTTCCGATGAGGTTTTAGCTTCCCAAGAGGTGCATGATATCTCTGTGGCTATTGGAATAGACCCTGATAGCGAAGACCTTAGCCAATTACGCTATGGGAAAATTTGCATACTTGCGGATGCGGACTCCGATGGCTTACACATTGCTACATTGCTATGTGCGCTATTTGTCCGTCATTTCCCAACACTGGTTAAAGCAGGGCATGTCTATATGGCAATGCCACCGCTATACCGCATCGATTTAGGCAAAGAAACGTTTTACGCCCTTGATGAAAGCGAAAAAAATGCTGTGCTTGACCGCCTTAGCCGCAAGCGAGGTAAACCCAATGTTCAGCGATTTAAAGGGCTGGGGGAAATGAACCCACTGCAATTACGTGAAACCACATTAGATCCAAATACTCGTCGTCTTGTACAGCTAATTATCGATGATGAAAACTACCAACAAACTCTTGCTGTGATGGACATGCTTCTGGCGAAAAAACGCTCGGAAGACCGCCGTAATTGGCTGCAAGAGAAAGGCGATATGGCTGAAATTGATGTCTAA
- the cpdA gene encoding 3',5'-cyclic-AMP phosphodiesterase — protein MDSQLEVTAKNSKIVRILQVTDTHLFANTENTLLGVNTYKSYQAVLDAITEENLPIDLIVATGDLVQDQSPQAYQHFADGIARIPAPCVWLPGNHDYPPAMVETLRVAGISSAKQILIGDEWQILMLDSQLQDVPHGELSEQQLEWMKASLDAEPERTTLIMLHHHPLASGCTWLDQHSLRNSHILADYLKNYSNVKAMLCGHIHQEMDENWHGIRLLATPSTCVQFKPHCTNFALDTVAPGWRYLELSINEQNQRHITTRVHRLDTREFSPDLDSDGY, from the coding sequence TTGGACAGCCAGCTTGAAGTGACTGCAAAGAACTCTAAAATTGTGAGAATTTTACAGGTTACTGATACGCATCTTTTCGCTAATACAGAAAATACGCTTTTAGGGGTAAATACTTACAAAAGCTATCAGGCGGTACTTGATGCTATCACTGAGGAAAATCTCCCAATTGACTTAATTGTTGCGACAGGGGATTTAGTTCAAGACCAATCACCACAAGCTTATCAGCATTTTGCGGATGGCATTGCGCGTATCCCTGCTCCTTGTGTATGGCTTCCTGGTAATCATGACTACCCGCCTGCGATGGTAGAAACACTCCGAGTCGCTGGGATTTCAAGTGCTAAACAAATTTTGATTGGCGATGAATGGCAAATCTTGATGCTTGATAGCCAACTTCAAGATGTACCTCATGGCGAGCTTTCTGAACAACAATTGGAATGGATGAAAGCCAGCTTAGATGCTGAACCTGAGCGTACTACATTGATTATGCTGCATCACCACCCTCTAGCTTCGGGTTGTACTTGGCTTGATCAGCACAGCTTGAGAAATTCACATATTTTAGCTGACTACTTAAAAAACTATTCAAATGTTAAAGCGATGCTATGTGGCCATATTCATCAAGAAATGGATGAAAATTGGCACGGTATTCGGTTGTTAGCAACGCCTTCTACCTGTGTGCAGTTTAAGCCTCACTGTACTAATTTTGCGCTAGACACCGTCGCGCCAGGTTGGCGATATTTAGAATTAAGTATTAATGAACAAAACCAAAGGCATATTACAACTCGCGTTCACCGTTTAGATACAAGGGAGTTTAGCCCTGATCTTGACTCTGACGGTTATTAA